One Thermomonas paludicola genomic window, CGCCGGCAGCGCGATGGCGGCCAGGATGGCGATGATCGCGACGACGATCATCAGTTCGATCAAGGTGAAGCCTTGCTGGTTCTTCATGGTGTATCCCCTAGGGTTGGTTGGGTGGTTCACGTGCCGGGGTGCCCGCTGGTACCGGTCCCGAGGCGGGCTCGGTGGCACGTGCAGAAGTTATAACGCATGAATCGTGCCAATGGCGGACATGAGGCCGAGGCATGGCATTTCGTGGCCGCCTTCACGGTATCTGGCGAGGGTGGCGGTTGAAGTTTACGTCATTATTTGTCACATGGTGACGTGTTGCGTCATGTTGCGGTGCGGGCAGGGTGGCTGGGGCGAGGGCGGTGGGGGCAGCAGGGCCGGTGCGCGGGGCAGCTATAATCGGCGGATTCTTCCCGCCAGCCGAGCCGCATCCATGAGCATTGAACTCCTCGCTGAAACCGCCCGCGCCATGGTCGCCCCGGGCAAGGGCATCATCGCCATCGATGAATCCTCCGCTACCTGCAAGAAGCGCTTCGATGGTGTCGGCATCGAGTGTACTGAAGAAGCCCGCCGCGCCTACCGCGAGCTGCTGCTGACCGCGCCGAACGCCAACCAGTACCTGTCCGGCGCGATCCTGTTCGACGAAACCCTGCGCCAGTCCACCAAGAGCGGCGTGCCGTTCGCCAAGTACATGCTGGACAACGGCATGATCCCGGGCATCAAGGTGGACAGGGGCACGGTGCCGCTGGCCGGCTTCCCGGGCGAGCTGGTGACCGAAGGCCTCGACGGCCTGCGCGACCGCCTCAAGGAGTACTACAAGCTCGGTGCCCGCTTCGCCAAGTGGCGCGCGGTGATCACCATCGGCGACGACATCCCGTCCGGCACCTGCATCGAGGCCAACAGCCACGCGCTGGCGCGCTATGCCGCGCTGTGCCAGGAGCAGGGCCTGGTGCCGATGGTCGAGCCGGAAGTGCTGATGGACGGCGACCACGACATCGGCACCTGCTATGAAGTCACCGAGGTGGTGCTGCGTTCGCTGTTCGACGCGCTGTACAACCAGAGCGTGATGCTGGAAGGCACCATCCTGAAGGCCTCGATGGTCGTCCCGGGCAAGGGCTGCGCCGAGCAGGCCAGCGTCGAGGAAGTGGCCGAGTCCACCCTGATGTGCCTGAAGTCGGCGGTGCCGGCGATCCTGCCGGGCATCGTGTTCCTGTCCGGCGGCCAGAGCGACGAGGACGCCACCGCGCACCTCGACGCGATGAACCGGATGGGCCCGAACCCGTGGCCGCTGTCGTTCTCCTACGGCCGCGCCATGCAGCAGGCCGCGCTGAAGCTGTGGGCCGCCGACATGACCGGCAACTACGCCAAGGCCCAGCAGACCGTGTTCGAGCGCGCCAAGGCCAATGGCCTCGCCGCACTGGGGCAGTGGGAAGGCTGAGCGCGTCCAGCCGCTGCCTTGGGCAGCGGCGCGGGCACGAAACAAGCAGCGCGCCGGCCCAGTGCCGGCGCGTTGTTTTTCGGAGTCCGGTGATGGTCGGCCGGGCGAGGGTATGCTCTGCATGGGCGGATGGAGTGCAGGCACGTGTCGAATGAGCAATCGCTGCAGACGCAACTCAAGGACGCCATCGCGCGCGGCGACAAAAGCGCGGTGGCGGCATTGATGCGCCAGGGCGGCGTCAGTGGGCTGGTGCAGACCCTGCGCGCGGCGCAGGCTGCCGCAGCCCAGCAAGCCACGTCCACAGCCTCTGCGCTGCAGGTGCCGGCTGCCGTGGGCAATGCGCTGCGGCAAGGCAATTTGATCGATGCGATCAAGCGCCTGCGCGAAGCCAACCCGGGCCTGTCGCTGAAGGCGGCCAAGGATCACGTCGAGGCATTGGCCAACACGCTTCCGAAGCCGCGCGCGCAGGACAGCGCATCGTCCACCTTCGCCCATGTTCACGAGCGCACGCCAACCGTGGTGATGGGCGAGCGGCCCGGCGCCCTGCGCTGGATGATGGTGGTGCTGGGGTTGCTTGCGCTGGCGGTGTGGCTGGCCTTTGGCGCCTGACCGGCGTTTGCAACGCACGCAGGGCGATTGCGTTGACCGCAGCGATGCCCAGCGGATGGCACGGGGCGCCTGCCCGGCGCACCCGTTAAACTCGCGAGCCCCCGAACGAGTCGCATCATGCTGCAACGCCCCTGCCGTTTCCTGTGTGCCGCCGTTGCGGCGACGTTCATCCTTTGCGCGTGCGGCAAGCAGGCGACGCCCGCGCAGGGTGGGCCGGGCGGCGGGCGCGGCAACCTGCCGGTGCCGGTTGAGGTTGAAACCGTGCGCCAGCAGGACTGGAGCGACACCCTGCGCGCGCTGGGCACGGTGCGCGCGCACGAGGCGGTGACGGTCACCGCCAAGGTCAGCGAAACCGTGCAGCAGGTGCATTTTGACAGCGGGCAGGACGTCAC contains:
- a CDS encoding class I fructose-bisphosphate aldolase, which gives rise to MSIELLAETARAMVAPGKGIIAIDESSATCKKRFDGVGIECTEEARRAYRELLLTAPNANQYLSGAILFDETLRQSTKSGVPFAKYMLDNGMIPGIKVDRGTVPLAGFPGELVTEGLDGLRDRLKEYYKLGARFAKWRAVITIGDDIPSGTCIEANSHALARYAALCQEQGLVPMVEPEVLMDGDHDIGTCYEVTEVVLRSLFDALYNQSVMLEGTILKASMVVPGKGCAEQASVEEVAESTLMCLKSAVPAILPGIVFLSGGQSDEDATAHLDAMNRMGPNPWPLSFSYGRAMQQAALKLWAADMTGNYAKAQQTVFERAKANGLAALGQWEG